The genomic segment TCTCGACGCCCACGGACGCGCCGCTCGCACCGTGGATGTGGACCTTCGTGTAAATGCCCGGCTTCTGCGACAGGCTCGTGACGATCGAGCCGACGCCACCGTTCTTGAAGCGAACGGACGCGACCGCGGTGTCGTCCACTTCCACCGTGGGGTGGTTGAGGTTCGCCCAGTAGCCGCTCACTTCGAGCGCCGGCCCCATGAGCCACAACAGGATGTCGAGCTGGTGCGGCGACTGGTTCACGAGCACGCCGCCGCCTTCCGTGTCCCACTTCCCGCGCCAGGGGTCGGAGCGGTAGTACGCGGCGTCGCGCCAACTGTACTGGATGAACACGCCCAGCGCCGGTGCCCCGATCTTCCCCTCATCGATGGCGCGCTTCATGCGCTGGACCGGCTCGTAGAAGCGGCGCTGGCTGATGACGCCGAAGGTGATCCCGCTCTTTCGCGCCGCGGCCAGCATGGCGTCGCAGTCGGCCAGGTTGGCGGCGAGCGGTTTCTCGACGAGGACGTGAACGCCGGCCTCCGCGGCTTGAACCGCGGCTTCCGCGTGCAGCGGGTGCGGGGTGCCGATGATGAGCACGTCCTGGCGGGCGTCGCGGAGCATCGCGCCGAGGTCGGTGAACGGGCGCACGCCGTACCGCGTGGCGAACGCATCGGCGCGGTCGGCGCTAACGTCGCACACCGCGACGAATTCCACGTCCGGAAGGGACCGAAGGGCCGCCGCGTGGATGCTCGCGACCTTCCCACACCCGACGAGCGCAACGCGAATGGGAGCCATGAGGAGCCTCACCACGAAAGGCACAACGATCAACACAAAGGAACACAAAGGGACCCGGATTTCAATTCTTCTCTTTGTGATTCTTTGTGCGACCTTTGCGTCTTGGTGGTGAAATCTCATGGGAAGTATAAGGCCGTGACGCGACGCAGGAACGCAAGCGACTCGGCCATTTCGCCCATGCCGTTCATTCCGTCTTCGATGCTGACCCACCCGCTGTAGCGGTGGTCGGCGAGGGTGCGGAAGATCGCATCGAAGTCGTTCAGCCCCTTGCCCGTGACGCCGTGCCGGAGCTTATCGAAGTAGCCGATGGTGCCGTCGGCCGCACGGAGGTCATCGAGTGTGGCGCCGTCCACGAGGTAGCGGTCGCTGGCGTGCATACTCACCACCCGATCGGCAACGGCGCGGAGGAGTTCGAGGGGGTCGTCGCCGGCCACGACCGCGTTCGACGGATCGTACTGAACGCCGAAGTGCGTGCGGTCGGAGATCGCGTTCACGAGGTCGAGGAACACGTCCTTTTTCTGTGCGAACTCGGGGTACTTCCAGAAGCCGTCCTTGTAGTGGTTCTCCAGTCCGAGGACGACATCGCATTCGCGCGCGACCGGCAGCACCGCGGTGATGCACTCGACGCACCACTCCAGACCCTGTTGGCGCGACACGTCGGGGTAGCGCGGGCCGCTCAGGACGCGACACACGGCACGCGGCCCGCCCAGCCGGCGCGTGACGCGGACCATGTCGCATTCCTTGTCGATGGCGCGCTTGCGGGCGTCGGCGTCCGGGTTCGTGAAGTCCGGGGAGCAGCAGAGCATGGGCATGGCGCGGCCCGTGGCGCGAATGGCATCGCCCACCGAGTCGAGGTAGCCGGGCTCGAGGCTGGTGAAGAAGCCCTCGTACATTTCGAGGCCGTCGCAATCGAGCGCCTTCGACATCTCGATCCAGTCGAAGACGGACATGCTCCGCGCGCCCGCGATGGCGTC from the Frigoriglobus tundricola genome contains:
- a CDS encoding sugar phosphate isomerase/epimerase family protein, yielding MPLRVSAFPKCYLDAIAGARSMSVFDWIEMSKALDCDGLEMYEGFFTSLEPGYLDSVGDAIRATGRAMPMLCCSPDFTNPDADARKRAIDKECDMVRVTRRLGGPRAVCRVLSGPRYPDVSRQQGLEWCVECITAVLPVARECDVVLGLENHYKDGFWKYPEFAQKKDVFLDLVNAISDRTHFGVQYDPSNAVVAGDDPLELLRAVADRVVSMHASDRYLVDGATLDDLRAADGTIGYFDKLRHGVTGKGLNDFDAIFRTLADHRYSGWVSIEDGMNGMGEMAESLAFLRRVTALYFP
- a CDS encoding Gfo/Idh/MocA family protein, translating into MAPIRVALVGCGKVASIHAAALRSLPDVEFVAVCDVSADRADAFATRYGVRPFTDLGAMLRDARQDVLIIGTPHPLHAEAAVQAAEAGVHVLVEKPLAANLADCDAMLAAARKSGITFGVISQRRFYEPVQRMKRAIDEGKIGAPALGVFIQYSWRDAAYYRSDPWRGKWDTEGGGVLVNQSPHQLDILLWLMGPALEVSGYWANLNHPTVEVDDTAVASVRFKNGGVGSIVTSLSQKPGIYTKVHIHGASGASVGVETDRGATFIAGVSQIAEPPLTDLWTVPGEEGELAAFQASDRAAFARVNATTHYHALQIADFLAAVRENRPPLVTGEAGRAVVELFSAIYQSSREGRAISLGG